The Lolium rigidum isolate FL_2022 chromosome 1, APGP_CSIRO_Lrig_0.1, whole genome shotgun sequence region ctctctctctctctctctctctctctctctctgactcTAACCACTTCTCTCTCTCATTAGCCAAGAGATAGTGATCACAATTGGCTTCCATTCTACAAAAAATTGGTCAACTCTGCAgggaagaagaaaaaagacaaaGCAGAGAAGACCAACACAAATACAGTTGAAACCCTTTGTTCCGAATCACTATGAAACGGTGAATTCTCGAGGCTAACCAATTAAAGTAGGCAGGAGCATCAAAGTAGGCAGAAATATGATACCTCTataattcattcattcattcatcaaaGTAGGCAGTACAGATTGTAGAGTTTACACAATTCCTCAGGAGAGAATTGAGGGGAGAAATACTGACAATTCGCCACCCTGGAGAGGCGAATTCTCGAGGCTAACTAATCCCCATAGTCGTCGTCCATCTCCGTATATATGATTCCACGATCGATGCAGTCTGCTGCATAATTTACAGGAAGACAATTGGCTGAAGTAGGCACGTACGTGTTGGCAGCTGGCAGCATATGTACAATTCGATTATTCAGTCTGGATGGATCTGCATGAGTAAAGGAGGAAGGGAAACACACATGCCGTGGGCAATGCCAGTGGCGCCATGCATGCGTGccacggcgcgcgcgcgcgcagaGTCGAATTGCAGCTGGAAGGAAGAAAGAGCGTCGCTTTTCACGTGCCCAGCTGAGGCAGCGATGGCTCCACGACGTGCGCCCGCATCTTCTTGGTGgcaggcggcgccggcgccggcgccggcttgAACACGCTGGCCAGGTCGAGCGGCACCGGGTAGAAGAGCCGCTGCTGCAGCGGCGCCAGCTTCCTCTTCAGCGCCGGGGGCAGCTTCCGCGGCGCCGGCGGGCACACCGTGGCCGGCCTTAGCGCGGACTCGTCCGACGTCGGCGTGGTGAAGTTCACCGCAGCTGCTGCGTCGCCGGCAGCAGCGACGGCGTCGAATTCACAGACGTCTAGCGGCATGGTGGTTCGACACGCCATCGGCGTAGCGTAGCAGCTGGCGTCGTCGGCACCACCATCTGGCTGCGGTGCCGCCTCGGGTTCgctcgccgtcggcgtagcgcagCCAATGCCGTCGCCGGCAGCATCGTCTTTGGCTTCTCCGGCCGTGGCTCTGGCCGTCGGTGTGACGCAGCCAGTGTCGGCGACGTCGGCAGCATCGTGGTCGTCAGCTCCCGCTGCCGTGGCAAGCGTACCGCTGACGGCCGTAGTCTGGATCGGCCGGAGCGCGGCCAATTCAGAGATTTCCGCGACCTCGAGGCCCATCGAATCCAGCGCGCGCAGATCCCGCTGCAGCTGAATTCTCTCGCTGGATCTTCTTCGAAGAGAGCCCCAGGAAGTAGTTTATTCAGGAGAATTGTCTGTGAGCTGCAGCCCTGGATACTGATCTCGGTCTTTTGTAGTGGCGCAAAAGcaaagcaggaggaggaggcaggCGCGTGGAAGGTGATGATGGAGAAGACGAGGGAGAGTAGCTGAGGAGTAAGTAAAGCAGAAGCAAGCCGAGGAACAGAATTATATGCAGGCAACAAGCAGCTGCGAAGCAAAAGGTTGGGCGCATGTTAAATAGATCATGGGAGAGAGAAGAAGGGTGGCGCAAATGATTGCCGGAGGaaacgagagagagaggaagaagaagggtggTGAAACTTTTGGAGGATCGGTTGAGTAGATCGCACCCCTCTTCCTCCTACCTTCCACCTTCCCTGTTcgctctctatctctcgatcGCCGTGTCTATCAGATGTCAGATGCAGCACCAGAGCCACAGGTAGATATGCCGGCAGCGGCAGGGGCCGCCGGCCGGAATTTTACTGCACCAGGGTCGTTAATTTCTGCAGCTGGAGTTGTTTAAGGACGATGATCAATGTATACTTAATTACTCAGCAGGGCGCCTTAAGAATGTTGCTGCCTACCTAGCTACAGGTGCAGAAGGATGTTAATTTTTTTTGGCAGAAGCATGTTACTACTATTACAGCATGCAGCATGCAGCACACTGAAGCTAATTTCCAGGGGGCATGAATGATCTCTATAGAATAAGTTGGTAATAGCCATGTTAACACTGTGTGGGTAGCTAGGACAGCTGACTTAACTGCCATGTGGACTGTTTGTTAGTTGGCTCCCATCGATTTTGCCTGCCTGGATGCTTTATGCATACATATATGTATGCACATGGAGCTGCCCTCATCGCCACTTAAAAATCTGCTCCTACTGACCAAGGGTCATTTGGAAATGTTAATATCCTCTCTAGAAGCAACATTTTACTATTTCTCCAAGGTCtcttgttgctagtgttctcttgCCTCTACCTCCTCAGACACTAGTACAGGACGTGACTTCACATATGGCTGAAATGGCCGATCACATGGGATTTTACctagggtgtgcctatgtctcagttgactgagattttcttaagtctcagtcaactcagaaaagtgcaactacagttcaaagaaaagtgcaactcggttcagttgcacatttctgtcagaaaagtgcaattgcacttttttaacagaaaagtgcaactcaaagcacatttttgtaagtgacttagacttaagaaaatctcagttgactgagacatagcaaaaccgttttaCCTAACCTTTACTAGGCGAGGTTGTGTAATATATGGGCCTCTACTGCGCACACGGGTATGCAAATTGTGTGTGATAGGCCTCCGGTACACACAACGTTAGTCATAGCCAACTGTGTGTGATAGGATAGCGCTTCACTCACGGTTTTTTTATTTAAGGAACATGTGTGCCACGTATGTCATCG contains the following coding sequences:
- the LOC124664251 gene encoding uncharacterized protein LOC124664251 — encoded protein: MGLEVAEISELAALRPIQTTAVSGTLATAAGADDHDAADVADTGCVTPTARATAGEAKDDAAGDGIGCATPTASEPEAAPQPDGGADDASCYATPMACRTTMPLDVCEFDAVAAAGDAAAAVNFTTPTSDESALRPATVCPPAPRKLPPALKRKLAPLQQRLFYPVPLDLASVFKPAPAPAPPATKKMRAHVVEPSLPQLGT